The Stratiformator vulcanicus genome has a segment encoding these proteins:
- a CDS encoding M24 family metallopeptidase, translating to MSEKLSHPIPGGDHNNEFELRRRKLVETLAATDADCLLVTNTSNVTYLTGFTGDSSYLLVGPDQTILISDARFETQIAEQCADLEAFIRSTGQKMVQATVDILQSQPGHRIGFESGSVNFALWESLRDGLESRELTPLSGKVEALRQVKDAGEVEQIRDAVRLAEAAFTELLTRVGPETTELEAFAELEYIARRRGAKGMSFEPIIGVGDRSALPHYQPGRRKLGDDPLILFDWGVVGPHGYVSDLTRVARTDTIPPKLQRAQELVSEAVEAAITAIRPGTELKKIDGIARNVIEEGGFGDKFGHGLGHGIGLEVHEGPRLSPLGEGCLEIGNVVTVEPGIYLEGLGGIRIEEDVLVTESGAEVLSSLPRTFHELAW from the coding sequence ATGTCCGAGAAGCTCTCTCACCCGATCCCCGGCGGTGACCACAATAATGAGTTCGAGCTCCGTCGCCGGAAGCTCGTCGAAACACTCGCCGCCACCGACGCGGACTGCCTCCTCGTCACTAACACGTCGAACGTCACGTATCTGACCGGATTCACCGGAGACTCAAGTTATCTGCTTGTCGGGCCGGACCAGACGATCCTGATCAGCGACGCGAGATTTGAGACACAGATCGCTGAACAGTGCGCTGACTTGGAAGCCTTCATCCGGTCGACGGGGCAGAAGATGGTCCAAGCGACGGTCGACATCCTACAGTCACAACCGGGTCATCGCATCGGGTTTGAATCGGGATCGGTCAACTTCGCCCTGTGGGAATCATTACGCGATGGTCTGGAGTCGCGTGAACTCACCCCGTTGAGCGGCAAGGTCGAAGCACTTCGGCAGGTCAAAGATGCCGGTGAAGTCGAGCAGATTCGCGACGCTGTCCGCCTTGCTGAAGCGGCATTCACGGAATTGCTCACGCGCGTCGGCCCTGAGACGACCGAATTGGAAGCATTTGCAGAGTTAGAATACATCGCCCGAAGACGAGGCGCCAAAGGCATGTCGTTCGAGCCGATTATCGGCGTCGGGGATCGGTCAGCCCTGCCCCATTACCAGCCGGGACGACGCAAGCTCGGCGACGACCCGTTGATCCTGTTCGATTGGGGCGTGGTCGGTCCGCACGGCTATGTCAGTGACTTGACCCGCGTCGCTCGCACCGATACGATCCCGCCCAAACTTCAACGGGCGCAGGAACTTGTGTCGGAGGCCGTCGAGGCGGCCATCACGGCGATCCGGCCCGGGACCGAACTGAAGAAAATTGACGGAATCGCCCGTAACGTGATCGAGGAAGGCGGTTTTGGAGACAAATTTGGGCACGGACTTGGACACGGAATCGGACTCGAAGTTCATGAAGGACCGCGACTGAGTCCGCTCGGTGAGGGCTGTCTTGAAATCGGGAACGTCGTCACAGTCGAGCCCGGCATTTATCTCGAAGGCCTCGGCGGGATCCGAATCGAAGAGGACGTGCTCGTGACCGAAAGTGGCGCCGAAGTGTTGTCTTCCCTACCCCGAACCTTCCACGAACTCGCGTGGTAA
- the accC gene encoding acetyl-CoA carboxylase biotin carboxylase subunit — protein MFQRILIANRGEIALRVIRACRELGIESVAVFSEADRGAHYLKLADEAYCIGNAPASESYLQINRIISAAEIGNVQAIHPGYGFLAENAHFAEVCRSCNIEFIGPPHKAMEELGDKNSARRIAADAKVPTVPGSEGLITDDSSAAELANRIGYPVLIKATAGGGGKGMRVARNDISLKAGLKAAAQEAEKAFSNAGVYIEKYVERPRHVEVQVLADTHGNVVHLWERDCSLQRRHQKLVEESPAPNLPLSVRQEMCKAAVRLVKSAGYTNAGTCEFLVDKDHKFYFIELNARIQVEHPVSEEISGVDLIKEQIRVAAGEHLKLKQRNIKVNGAAVEVRINAEDPDNDFRPSPGRITDLRIPGGGGIRWDSHVHQDYVVGPYYDSMIGKLIVHRDTRADAFATMRRALAEMHVGGIKTTIPLLRRIFDDAAFNDGNVDTTYVERTF, from the coding sequence ATGTTCCAGCGTATCTTAATTGCGAATCGAGGCGAGATCGCTCTGCGAGTGATCCGTGCCTGCCGTGAACTCGGTATTGAATCGGTGGCCGTCTTCAGCGAGGCCGACCGCGGAGCTCATTATCTGAAGCTGGCCGACGAGGCGTACTGCATCGGTAATGCGCCCGCTTCGGAAAGCTATCTGCAGATCAACCGGATCATTAGCGCGGCCGAGATCGGCAACGTTCAGGCGATCCACCCCGGCTACGGATTCCTGGCTGAAAACGCCCACTTTGCTGAGGTCTGTCGCAGTTGTAATATCGAGTTTATCGGTCCGCCGCACAAAGCGATGGAGGAACTGGGCGATAAGAACAGCGCCCGCCGGATCGCCGCCGATGCAAAGGTTCCGACGGTACCCGGTAGCGAGGGCTTGATTACAGACGATTCCTCAGCGGCCGAACTCGCAAATCGAATCGGCTACCCCGTCTTAATTAAAGCAACGGCCGGCGGCGGCGGAAAAGGAATGCGGGTCGCCCGGAATGACATTTCGCTCAAAGCGGGATTGAAAGCCGCCGCTCAAGAGGCCGAGAAAGCCTTCAGCAATGCCGGCGTTTATATTGAAAAATACGTCGAGCGTCCGCGGCACGTCGAAGTACAGGTACTGGCCGATACTCATGGCAATGTGGTCCACCTGTGGGAGCGAGATTGCTCGCTCCAGCGGCGTCACCAAAAGCTGGTCGAGGAAAGCCCCGCACCGAATCTTCCGCTGTCGGTGCGACAGGAGATGTGTAAGGCGGCGGTGCGCCTTGTGAAGTCGGCCGGGTATACGAACGCGGGCACGTGTGAGTTTCTCGTCGACAAAGACCATAAGTTTTATTTCATTGAATTGAATGCCCGCATTCAGGTGGAGCACCCGGTATCCGAAGAGATTTCCGGTGTTGACCTGATTAAGGAACAGATCCGCGTCGCCGCGGGCGAACATCTCAAATTGAAGCAGCGAAATATTAAGGTCAATGGCGCCGCGGTTGAAGTGCGTATTAATGCCGAGGACCCCGACAATGATTTTCGTCCTTCACCGGGTCGGATTACGGACCTTAGAATTCCAGGGGGCGGCGGAATTCGATGGGACTCGCACGTGCATCAGGATTACGTCGTCGGCCCCTATTATGATTCGATGATCGGGAAGCTGATCGTCCATCGCGATACACGGGCAGACGCCTTCGCGACGATGCGACGTGCCCTCGCTGAGATGCACGTCGGGGGAATTAAGACTACAATTCCCCTACTCCGCCGCATTTTCGACGATGCCGCATTCAACGACGGCAACGTCGACACGACATATGTTGAACGGACGTTTTAG
- a CDS encoding M24 family metallopeptidase: MFDLASIQAALQEEQVDGWLLFDFRGSNDLARRVLDFPAEMHASRRWAYWIPAEGAPRKLNHQIESNTLAHLPGDGIRYLTWASFEEGLKSLCSGAANVAMEYSPRNGNPYISQVDAGIVELVRETGAEVVSSGDLIQRFEATLSDQQVESHLEAAHFTNLAFEKAWAQIATAMREGTTLTETGVRDSILQHFESSGLVTDHSPIVAVGPHAGDPHYETGTGTDCEITDGCFVLVDLWGKLDTPDGVYSDLTRVAVVGRDPSQREAEIFQIVADARDAAVRRVRSAFQNGERLEGWQVDRAARDVIEGAGFGEYFIHRTGHSIGRETHGNGTHMDDLETHDTRRVLPRTLFSIEPGIYLDDFGVRSEINVLIDGDGAVRITGGGTQAVIEQIRA, from the coding sequence ATGTTTGATCTCGCTTCGATTCAGGCCGCTCTGCAAGAAGAGCAGGTCGACGGGTGGTTGCTGTTCGACTTCCGTGGCTCCAACGATCTGGCCCGCCGTGTTCTCGACTTTCCGGCCGAGATGCACGCGAGCCGGCGCTGGGCATATTGGATTCCTGCCGAGGGCGCACCGCGAAAGCTGAACCATCAGATCGAGTCAAACACGCTCGCCCATCTTCCGGGCGACGGCATTCGCTACCTGACGTGGGCGTCCTTCGAGGAGGGGCTCAAATCGCTGTGCTCTGGAGCAGCGAATGTGGCGATGGAATATTCGCCACGCAACGGAAATCCGTACATTTCGCAGGTCGATGCCGGAATCGTTGAACTCGTTCGCGAAACCGGGGCGGAGGTCGTTTCCTCCGGCGATTTAATCCAGCGATTTGAAGCGACACTGTCGGATCAGCAGGTCGAATCACATCTTGAAGCCGCGCACTTCACTAATTTGGCATTTGAGAAAGCTTGGGCGCAGATCGCGACGGCCATGCGTGAAGGAACGACGCTGACGGAAACAGGGGTCAGGGACTCAATTCTTCAGCACTTCGAATCGTCGGGGCTTGTGACCGATCATTCCCCGATCGTCGCGGTCGGCCCACACGCGGGCGATCCCCATTACGAAACCGGAACGGGCACCGATTGCGAAATTACGGACGGATGCTTCGTGTTAGTTGACCTGTGGGGCAAGCTCGATACCCCCGATGGCGTCTACAGCGATCTCACCCGCGTGGCGGTCGTCGGCCGTGACCCCTCGCAGCGCGAGGCAGAGATTTTTCAGATCGTCGCCGACGCTCGCGATGCCGCGGTGCGGCGAGTTCGCTCCGCGTTTCAAAACGGCGAACGCCTTGAAGGCTGGCAGGTCGACCGAGCCGCGCGGGATGTCATCGAAGGGGCGGGCTTCGGTGAGTATTTTATCCACCGGACGGGGCACAGCATCGGCCGCGAGACCCACGGCAACGGAACGCACATGGATGACCTCGAGACACACGATACGAGGCGTGTTTTGCCCCGCACGCTCTTTTCGATCGAACCCGGCATCTATCTCGATGACTTCGGCGTCCGCAGCGAGATCAATGTCCTGATCGACGGGGACGGGGCCGTCCGCATTACCGGGGGCGGAACACAAGCGGTCATCGAACAGATTCGAGCTTAA
- the larB gene encoding nickel pincer cofactor biosynthesis protein LarB, protein MQPNEIERELQRLIAGEITAEDLSARFTHFMELKTSRTSDASIDLDRPRRCGFPEVVFCEGKSAASVVEIFGTLSESGHSAFGTRASTEQAEAVRSRYPSVVENRVARTLRVPAESNTQPEIRGRVAVVTAGTTDLPVAEEAAETLRWMEVGVTTVVDVGVAGPHRLPERLGEIAGADAVVVAAGMEGALPSVVGGHVACPVIAVPTSVGYGASLGGVAALLSMLNSCAANVTVVNIDAGFKAGYIAGLIARKNTA, encoded by the coding sequence ATGCAGCCGAACGAGATCGAACGAGAATTGCAGCGGTTAATCGCCGGGGAAATCACTGCGGAGGATCTGTCGGCTCGGTTCACGCATTTCATGGAGCTAAAAACGTCGCGGACGTCGGATGCGTCGATCGATCTCGACCGGCCCCGTCGCTGCGGTTTTCCGGAAGTCGTGTTTTGCGAAGGCAAATCGGCCGCGAGCGTGGTCGAGATATTTGGGACGCTTTCGGAATCGGGCCACTCTGCGTTTGGCACCCGAGCCTCGACCGAGCAAGCGGAGGCTGTGCGGTCGCGATATCCGAGCGTCGTCGAAAACCGCGTCGCGCGGACTTTGAGAGTTCCCGCCGAATCAAATACGCAGCCGGAGATTCGTGGGCGAGTCGCCGTTGTGACTGCCGGTACGACTGATCTCCCCGTGGCCGAAGAGGCGGCGGAGACCCTTCGCTGGATGGAGGTCGGCGTCACAACCGTGGTCGATGTGGGCGTTGCCGGGCCTCATCGATTGCCGGAGCGGCTTGGGGAAATCGCGGGAGCCGATGCCGTAGTCGTTGCGGCGGGGATGGAAGGCGCCCTGCCCAGTGTTGTGGGCGGGCATGTCGCCTGTCCGGTCATTGCGGTGCCGACCAGCGTTGGCTACGGGGCCAGTCTCGGCGGCGTTGCGGCACTGCTCAGCATGCTCAACAGTTGCGCGGCCAACGTGACGGTTGTGAATATCGACGCCGGATTCAAAGCGGGTTACATCGCCGGTCTGATCGCGCGGAAGAATACGGCTTAA
- the accB gene encoding acetyl-CoA carboxylase biotin carboxyl carrier protein has protein sequence MSDKTPAGEANFDLEQLQKLFELMEKFDVSEVNLREGEVQWRLRRGAVGGNVPPAIAPAAQSPAPPAAQPVTSAAPSPETKPAADDGGVYIKSPTVGTFYSSPSPDDPPFVKVGSKVESDTVVCLVEAMKVFNQIPAEIRGTIAEVLVENGDAIDFGQPLFRIESA, from the coding sequence ATGTCTGATAAGACCCCGGCCGGAGAGGCCAATTTCGATCTCGAACAGTTGCAGAAGCTGTTCGAATTAATGGAGAAGTTCGACGTCTCCGAAGTCAATCTTCGTGAGGGGGAAGTGCAGTGGCGTCTGCGGCGCGGCGCGGTCGGTGGCAACGTCCCGCCCGCCATCGCTCCGGCGGCACAGTCCCCAGCCCCGCCCGCTGCTCAGCCCGTGACGAGTGCGGCACCTTCGCCTGAAACGAAACCTGCGGCCGACGACGGCGGTGTTTACATTAAAAGCCCGACCGTCGGCACGTTTTACTCGTCGCCGAGCCCGGACGATCCTCCGTTCGTTAAAGTCGGTTCCAAAGTCGAGTCCGATACGGTCGTCTGCCTTGTCGAAGCGATGAAGGTGTTTAATCAGATTCCTGCTGAAATCCGCGGTACGATTGCCGAAGTGCTTGTCGAAAACGGCGACGCTATCGATTTCGGGCAGCCTCTGTTCCGAATTGAATCCGCCTGA